Genomic segment of Candidatus Neomarinimicrobiota bacterium:
CTCTCAAGGATTACGGAAGGAATTGATGCGCACATCAGCAAAAAGTCGCCAGTACGCCAACCTGTTACTAAATATTGCTGAAATGAAGGACGCTCTTGAGCCAGTCTATCGCTCAATGAAGTCTTTTTATGCCAGTTATCGTCGCGAACCGGCACTGAAGGCATTTCTAGCCTCAACCAAAGTTGAAGCATCAGTCAAAATTCAACTGCTTGGCAAAGTGTTCCCTGATTTGCACCCCATCAACCAGGCATTTATTGCCCAATTAGGGGATGAACGGGATATGAAATTGTTGGGCATGATCATGCATGGTCTGGAAACTGCTTTTTATACGCGTAGTGATCAGGTAAAAGTGCATGCAGTCAGTACCAGTAAATTATCGGACGCTACGATAAAAGGCATACACCAGGCTGTTCAATCAGTCACATCCTCGAAAGCTGATTTTACTACAGAAGTAAATCAGGATATTCTGGGTGGTTTAACATTACGAGTTGGCAATACCATTTTGGATGCCTCCCTCTCCAGTAAACTGGCACGTATCAGACAAGCACTGATTCAGTCCTAAAGGAAAGACAAGAATATGACAGATATTCGAACAGACGAAATCACAAAATTACTCCAGGAAGAACTGAGCAAATTAGATCTCTCTATTGATGTAGCCGAGATTGGGGAAGTCATCATGGTTGGTGACGGAATTGCCCGCGTCAGTGGACTGGAAAATGTTATGGCCTCAGAGCTGATTGAGCTCCCCAACGGTGTTGTGGGTATGGCTATGAACCTGGAAGAGGACGAAGTGGGACTGGTTTTATTTGGAAATACTTCTCTTGTAAAAGAGGGTGACCAGGCCAAGCGAACTGGAAAG
This window contains:
- the atpH gene encoding ATP synthase F1 subunit delta; translated protein: MRTSAKSRQYANLLLNIAEMKDALEPVYRSMKSFYASYRREPALKAFLASTKVEASVKIQLLGKVFPDLHPINQAFIAQLGDERDMKLLGMIMHGLETAFYTRSDQVKVHAVSTSKLSDATIKGIHQAVQSVTSSKADFTTEVNQDILGGLTLRVGNTILDASLSSKLARIRQALIQS